The following coding sequences are from one Oryzisolibacter sp. LB2S window:
- a CDS encoding YaeQ family protein produces MALKSTIFKANLAIADIDHGYYADHQLTLARHPSETDERMMVRLAALALQAHQLQDICRGDGTLAFGAGLSDPDDPDASLTDFTGRKRLWIEVGQPEDKPLAKAASRADAVVVYAFHHAAEVWWKGMENKLTRLDRLQVWRLPTEATQQLATLAERSMQLQATVQEGALTLSSQLGSVHIEPLRWK; encoded by the coding sequence ATGGCGCTCAAGTCCACCATCTTCAAGGCCAACCTGGCCATCGCCGACATAGACCATGGCTACTACGCCGACCACCAGCTCACCCTGGCGCGCCACCCGAGCGAGACCGACGAGCGCATGATGGTGCGCCTGGCGGCGCTGGCGCTGCAGGCGCACCAGCTCCAGGACATCTGCCGCGGCGACGGAACACTGGCCTTTGGCGCGGGCCTGTCCGACCCCGACGACCCGGACGCGTCGCTGACCGACTTCACGGGCCGCAAGCGCCTGTGGATCGAGGTCGGCCAGCCCGAGGACAAGCCCCTCGCCAAGGCCGCGAGCCGCGCGGATGCCGTGGTCGTCTACGCCTTTCACCACGCGGCCGAGGTCTGGTGGAAGGGCATGGAGAACAAGCTCACGCGCCTGGATCGGCTGCAGGTCTGGCGCCTGCCCACCGAGGCCACGCAGCAGCTCGCCACCCTGGCCGAGCGCAGCATGCAGCTGCAGGCCACGGTGCAGGAGGGTGCGCTCACGCTCAGCAGCCAGCTTGGCAGCGTGCACATCGAGCCGCTGCGCTGGAAATAG
- a CDS encoding DUF2007 domain-containing protein: MLRLTQAPDIAMATLWCDLLCEAGLPASVQRQHLGAAAGQLPPGECLPEIWLAHAEHADRARALLRDYERLPQRHWICRGCGESIEGGFEQCWNCGALMPR, from the coding sequence ATGCTGCGCTTGACCCAGGCTCCCGACATCGCCATGGCCACGCTGTGGTGCGACCTGCTGTGTGAGGCCGGCCTGCCCGCGAGCGTGCAGCGCCAGCACCTCGGGGCGGCCGCGGGCCAGCTGCCGCCCGGCGAATGCCTGCCCGAGATCTGGCTCGCGCATGCCGAGCATGCCGACCGCGCCCGCGCGCTGCTGCGCGACTATGAGCGCCTGCCGCAGCGCCACTGGATCTGCCGCGGCTGTGGCGAATCCATTGAGGGTGGCTTCGAGCAATGCTGGAACTGCGGCGCCCTGATGCCGCGCTGA
- a CDS encoding DUF3717 domain-containing protein — MTDRIHITDMEAAINHWRARAPSPDGVHLAPELAALAEVYARMVVARAEEVEERLLTPQARAAWLDWYATTPDTPCIAICSTSQGDAWCKGCGRSFAEVQQWLEMSPAAKRAVWRRITREGQALRFTRYAERAL, encoded by the coding sequence ATGACCGACCGCATCCACATCACCGACATGGAGGCCGCCATCAACCACTGGCGTGCCCGCGCGCCCTCGCCCGACGGCGTGCACCTGGCGCCCGAGCTCGCGGCGCTGGCCGAGGTCTATGCGCGCATGGTGGTCGCGCGCGCCGAGGAGGTGGAGGAGCGCCTGCTCACGCCCCAGGCCCGCGCCGCGTGGCTGGATTGGTATGCCACCACGCCGGACACGCCCTGCATCGCCATCTGCTCCACGAGCCAGGGCGACGCCTGGTGCAAGGGCTGCGGGCGCAGCTTTGCCGAGGTGCAGCAGTGGCTGGAGATGAGCCCCGCGGCCAAGCGCGCCGTCTGGCGCCGCATCACGCGCGAGGGCCAGGCGCTGCGCTTCACGCGCTATGCCGAGCGCGCGCTGTGA
- a CDS encoding TerC family protein, translated as MDLDFLTHAPFWIALGQIIIIDILLGGDNAVVIALACRKLPAAQRTKGIIYGTAGAIVLRVVLIIFAMTLLNLPFLKVVGALLLVWIGVKLIAPDEEAHGNIQESDKLLTAIKTIIVADLVMSVDNVIAIAGAAQNSGAHSTLLVVLGLLISIPIIVWGSQLVIKLMERFPFIIVAGGMLLGWIAGGMLVTDPAFVNPDKWQWMPKLGTVDAQGMAEISRTLYWTAHVAGALLVLVLGKIIAARNSTAEPAAKH; from the coding sequence ATGGATTTGGACTTTCTCACCCACGCCCCGTTCTGGATCGCGCTCGGGCAGATCATCATCATCGACATCCTGCTCGGCGGCGACAACGCGGTTGTGATCGCGCTGGCCTGCCGCAAGCTGCCGGCCGCGCAGCGCACCAAGGGCATCATCTACGGCACGGCCGGCGCCATCGTGCTGCGCGTGGTGCTCATCATCTTCGCCATGACGCTGCTGAACCTGCCCTTCCTCAAGGTGGTGGGCGCGCTGCTGCTGGTGTGGATAGGCGTCAAGCTCATCGCCCCGGACGAGGAGGCCCATGGCAACATCCAGGAGAGCGACAAGCTGCTCACGGCCATCAAGACCATCATCGTCGCCGACCTGGTGATGTCGGTGGACAACGTGATCGCCATCGCCGGCGCGGCACAGAACTCGGGCGCGCATTCCACCCTGCTGGTGGTGCTGGGCCTGTTGATCTCCATCCCGATCATCGTCTGGGGCTCGCAGCTGGTCATCAAGCTCATGGAGCGCTTTCCCTTCATCATCGTCGCCGGCGGCATGCTGCTGGGCTGGATTGCGGGCGGCATGCTGGTGACCGACCCGGCCTTCGTCAACCCCGACAAGTGGCAATGGATGCCCAAGCTGGGCACGGTGGACGCGCAAGGCATGGCCGAGATCTCGCGCACGCTGTACTGGACGGCCCATGTGGCCGGCGCCCTGCTGGTGCTGGTGCTCGGCAAGATCATCGCCGCGCGCAACAGCACCGCCGAACCGGCCGCCAAGCACTGA